In Vibrio mangrovi, the DNA window TTATGGCGCAGAACCAAGCTGGGTTTGTATCTGAATGAGGAAACCCAGCAGGAAATTACGGAATATATCTCAGCCCGGTGTACTGAAAAGTCGGTAGTCAGCCTGTTTAAAGCCGGGTGAAGTATTGAATCACTCTACAAAATGTTGCGGTGATTCAGGTTTAAGGTGATTCCGGAATTGTTCATTGTATAGCAGGCGGTGCAAAGGTTCCGGCCGGAAATAGAGAAAACCCTGGATGTAATTGCAGCCAAGTTTGATTAACGCCTGTTCTACGCTGCCTGCCTCCACACCTTCGGCAACAACACTCAGATTCAGATCCTGTGCCAGTCGGATCAGAGCATAAACAATAGTCCGGTTGGCTTCTTTCTGGTGATATTCGATGATGAATGAGCGATCTATCTTGATCTGTTTGACGGGCAGCTCACGCAGAATAATCAGTGAAGAATAACCGGTGCCGAAGTCATCAATACTGAAGCGAAAACCCAGGGCATGCATTTCATGGATGACCCGTTTGGCTTTGTCGATATCTTCAAATACTGCACTTTCGGTAATTTCGAACACAAAATCCGCAGGTTGTATCTGCCCGGAATTGAGCAAATTGTGCAGTTGTTCCGTGACCTCGTCATCCTGAAAATCTTTGGCGGAAAGGTTGATATGCAGACTGCCCTGAAAGCCGTGTGCTCTCAACACATTCAGATCCTGTGCGGCCCGGTGAATGACCCATTGGGTGAGTACGGAGATTAGTGCACTTTTTTCTGCGATCGGAATGAAATCTTCCGGCTCGATAAAACTGCCATCTTCCTGAGGCCAGCGAAGTAATACTTCCAGACTGGACACTTTTTGCGTCTGTCCCTGTATGATCGGTTGATAGTGGAGTTCAAACTCGTCGTTTTTCAGTGCTTCGGACAATTTGATGGATAGTTTGAGTTTCCCGTAAGAATTTGACCCTAACTGATCATGGTAAAACGTATAGCGTTTATGTTTTTTCTTCGACTCATACATGGCTAAATCTGCCTGTTTCAGCAGATTAAAAACCTCGTATCCGTTATGCGGGAACTTGGTAATGCCAATACTTGCCGAGGTCTTCATCGAGTAGGTCATCACCTGCACCGGTGCGTGAAGGGCATGATGGATACATTCAACCAGACTCAGGATTTTTGTATCGTCGTCATCCGGGAAGATAATGGCGAATTCGTCGCCGCCCATGCGATATAACTGACCGTGATTTCTGGTGTTTTCCTGTAAGAGTTTGGCGACAGAAATTAGGAATTTATCACCAAAATAATGACCCAGACCATCATTGATTTGCTTAAAATTATTCAGGTCGATCAACAGTAAGCTGAAGGTTTGCTTCGACTGAACCCATGTTTTAAGAGACTGAAGCAGATATTTACGGTTGGCCAGAGAAGTCAGGCTATCATGCAGAGAGCTATGCTGTTCGTCCTTAGCAAAGCGGTGTGCCTGCCGGATCGTATTCAGTGCCAGAGGAACGATCAATGCGACAAATATCCCGCCACCGAGGAGAATCAGAGAAACAGTAAACAGATGAGTATGAATGGGGGATTCAATCAGCAGTTCTGTGAGAACAAAAAGATAACCGAGAATAAAGACGGCGATCAGCGCGACAAGTATTTTCCAGCCCGGAGCTTTTTCAGTGCGGCATATCAGATATGCTGGCTTCATACTGTAAATCAGTAAAAAAATGCCTGTAGCGACACTCGCTAAGGCGATATATTTCATGACCATACATAGACCCCAGCAATGTAGCGTCCAACAGCCCCGATGGGCATACAACGTAAATTTGGCGAAATGTTACACAATTTTTCTTTTTATGACAATAGCTTAGATGTGCTTCTTTCGTGTACTGAAATAACGGGCTGATTAAATATATTCAATGGAGTGATTATATTTGGCTCATTTTTCAGATGATTTGCCTACTGACTGATAACTTATGGATATATAAAGCGTAGAACATTTTTTGTACAGGCGTATGTGTTTGTCACAACAAATGACAGGTGAGAGCCTGAATAGTTGAACCGGTCAGACGCTAATTTATTCAATCATCTGATACAGGCGTCTCGGTCTGCCGCCAGTGTTGTAGTTCAGGACCAGACGTAATACGCCTTCGGATTCAAGATATTCCAGATAGCGTCTTGCAGTAATCCGGCTGAAATTCATGCGCTGGCTGATATCATCAGCAGAAAAGTCATGCAATTGTTCACGGTAAAGCAGCGCTTTGAGCGATTCCAGCGTGGTCGCATCAATCCCTTTGGGGGTCTGACGAACCGCCTTGACCGGAGACTTCCGCAACAGTTGGTCAATATCATCCTGATCGACGGTCGAAGTACTGATGAGCTTTTGTTTATACTGAAGGTAATCATCCAGAGCCTGATTGACCCGTGACATCCGGATCGGCTTGACCAGATAATCGATGACGCCGAGTTGCACCGCTTTTTCAACGGTGGCAGTTTCACGTTCAGCAGTAGTCATGATGAAATGGCAGTCAGCAGACTGCTCACGCAACTGGTGGATCAGATCCAGACCGTTCCCGTCCGGGAGCGTAATATCAACAAAGACAAGCTGTGGCTGAAATGCATTGAACTGTATCTGCGCATCCGCGCAGCTTTCGCTGACGGCAACCACCTGAAAATGGGGATGTTGGTTGATCGTTGACTCCAGGGTATAGCTGGCACGAATGTCATCTTCAAGCAGCATTACTCGGGTTTTCATCGTCATGCGCCTCTTCTTTTTTTTCTAAATAGATACTAAATAAGGTGGTGTTCTGATCGGTTCGTTCCCAGTCAATACTACCGTGAAAGTAGTCGACCAGCTGTTTCACAAGGTACAGGCCGATCCCGTTCTGTTCATCTTCCTGTTTCGAACTGACACCAAACTCAAGGATGTGTTCGGCAATTTCATCGGGAACGCCGGTACCGTTGTCCTGAATTTCCAGCATGATATACCTGCCGCGATCACTCAGATAGACACTGACTTCTGGCTGTACGGCTTCCCGGTTCTGCCAGGCGGCCAGCAGGGCATTGTCGACCAGATTACCGAGGATCGTCACCAGTTTTTCAGAAGTCTGTTTGGCGTAGCCTGCCAGTGTCGTATCTTCATCAATGGTAAACTTTACGCCCATTTCGGAAGCTTTGTTAAATTTAGCCAGCAGCAGCCCGGCGACGGCACTGTCAGATACACTGAGAACAATATGATTGATAACGGCCTGATAGCGGTCGGTTTCCTGCTGAATGAAATCGATCGACTCTTCATATTTGCCGATTTGCAGCATACCTGACAGAACGTTTAATTTATTGGAATACTCGTGAGTTTTGCTGCGGAGTAGTTCAGCGTAGTTCTTCAGATAGGTAATTTCTTTTTCCAGCTCATTGGGTGTCAGATTGGCAAAGAACACAATGACATGACCGATTAAGCCTTTTGCGGTTTTGATCGGATAAAGATTCGCCCGGTATCTGAGTTTGCCGATGCTGAACTCTTCCTGATGAAAACGGCCCTGATTTTCCAGTACCAGATGGCTTAATGGGATCGAATAATGGGACAGAGGATGACTCTGATAGTCATAACGGCTCAGAACTCCCATCGAGAGAAGCTTCATCGCACTGTTATTAATCATGGTAATCTTCATGTCGTGGTCAACGGCAATGATTGCATCCCGGATACTGTCAAAAACCATCCCGTGTTCACGGAATTTATTGACGATGAATTCCGGCTCGTAATCCAGAAATGTCTTTTTCATCTTCAGCAGGAATGCGACGGTTGTCCCGATACCGAACAGATAGATTAAACCGATCAGCAGACCGATATGGACGTGTTGACGGAAGATGATGTCGGATATCTTTTCGGATAAATAACCGATACAGATTGCACCGATCAGTTCACCGTTGTCGTAGATCGGGACAAAATTGCGGATGGCTTTGCCAAGCGAGCCTCTGGCTTCGGTGCTATATGCTTTGCCCGTCTGTAACACCGGATAAATATCTTCCCCGATAAAATGTTTTCCGATGCGCTGTTTGTCCGGATGACTGAGACGAATGGCCTGTTTATCAACCACCACAATGTATGAAGCATCGGTCCGGGAACGAATTGCCTCAATGTAATCTTCAATGGAAGTTGTGGATTGCTGAAGATTTCTGGCCCGGACGGCCTGAATCACTTTGGGATCATGGGCAATGACCCGGGCAAGTTCCAGTCCTCTGGCTTCCAGTCCCGACTGATAAGAGCTCTGTAACAGATACAGAATTGCAATAGTCAGCACAATCACAACAGAGGAGGTTGTCGCAATCGTAGTCAGAGTCAGGTAACTTTTTAGCTTCATATACGGTAATTGTATGCTTTCTGTACAGTCCGGATGGCCGAGTGAGGGATTGTACCACGTGTATTGCGATTAGGGAGAAGAGAGAAAGGAGAAAGCTGGCAGGAAGTGAGAGCTGGCTCCCGTACACCATGATGGTATACGGGAGAATCAAATTAATGGATTGCAGTTGAAAGGAAGTAACCGACAATCGTTGAAGTGAGTACACAGATGAATCCCGGCAGGATAAAGCTGTGATTCAGTACGTATTTCCCAATCCGTGTGGTTCCGGTACGGTCAAAGGTGATTGCCGCCAGATCGCTCGGATAAAACGGGAAGAAGAAATAAGCGTAGCAGGCTGGTAATACCCCGATCAGAACTTTAGGTGGAATACCCAGAGAGAAACCGAGTGGTAACATGATCGTCAGAACTGCCGCCTGGCTCTTCAGGAAGATAGAGACAGAGAACATCGCGATAGCAAACGCCCATGGATGTGCATGAACAATATCGCGGACCATATCGATCAGATAGGTTTTGTGATAGCTGATGATCGTGTCACTCATCCAGGCAATACCGAAGATGATAATCACGGCGGTCATCCCGGCAATAAACACATTACTGTGCACGATCTTTTTCGGCGGAACTTTGGTGGTAACCAGAATGATTGCGCCAACGGCGAGCATCAGGAACTGAATACCGACGGACATTTTGACACCCGGAGGCAGCAGCCCCAGATTTTTCCCGAACATTGCGACGAAAACCACCGCAGCAATACCCAGCATAAAGATCAGCAGTCCTTTTTTCGCATTTTTGTCGATGCCGTGATCTTGATCCAGTGAGCTATTATCTTCCAGCTCCTGAACGAATTCAGGATCTTTACAACGCTCTTTAAACTCTGGGTCTTTATCCAGATCTTTACCGCGTTTCAGACTCCAGGTACAGGCGACCAGCAGACCGGTCAGCGTTGCAGGAATGGTGACCATCAGAACGTCGATAAGACCGATATCCAGATGATTATCAACAGCGGTTGCCATGACCACAGCAGCAGCGGCAGCAATCGGACTGGCTGTAATACCAACCTGTGATGCTACCGAAGCAATTGCCATCGGACGCTCCGGACGAATGCCTTTTTTATAGGCGACATCGTAAATGACCGGAAGCAGTGGATAAACAGAGTGGCCGGTGCCAACCAGAACAGTCAGAGAGTAGGTACACAATGGTCCCAAAAAGACGATCTGTCCGGGGTGTTTACGCATCAGTTTTTCGGCATATTTTACCAATAGTTTTAAACCACCGGTGGCTTCCAGAGTTGCTGAAGCAGCAACGACTGAGAGAATAATCAGCATCACGCTGATAGGCGGATGTCCCGGTGCTACTTTGAACACAAATGCAAGGATGGTGACGCCAAGTCCGCCGAGCAGACCGAACGCGATACCGCCATGCCGGATCCCGATGAAAATGATGGCAAGCAGCAACATCATATGTATATAAAACATCTTATTACCTCTTAAAAAAAGTGACCTGAACAAAGAGCAAGTCAGGTCACAAAGGGGAATTTACCCAACCATGAATACAAAAATAACTGCGATAGCCGATACGGCAAATGCGATGGCATAGCACAGAATTTTACCGACAATGCCGGTATGAAATTTCAGGTCATGCATACCGTGATGCACCCGGTGCATGGCGTGCCACATTGGCAGTGCGAGCGTACCGATGACAAACAGAGCGCCGAAAATATGGGAAACAAAATTGCTGACGCTTTCATAGCTCAGGGTGTCTGCATTCAGAATACCCAAAGGGCCGAGAATACCTATTACCAGAATAGTGACCGGTGTCAGCATTGCGAACCAGGTGCCGCCGGCACCGAAAAGTCCCCACCAGATGGGTTCATCAGAACGTCTGGGATTAAGATTAATCATGTGGTACTCCTTAAATCAGCACGAGTGCAAGTAGTGAAATGACCGCAACAATGAACCATTGCCCCAGAACGATGATTCCGGTGCTCAGTTTTTTGCCTTTAATCCGAACCGGAATCACCTGCGGCATCATGCCAAAGAAGGTATGGGCATGAAACAGACTGGCGATCAGGGCCACGATATTAATGGCAACAACCAGTGGATTCGCCATGAAATTCAGCCATGACTGCCATGCTTCCGGTCCTTTCACCAGACAGAGCAACCCGGCTGTGAGTGCGAGCGTAAAGAAAATCAGGGGAATCACCGTGCCTTCCCGCAGCATGTAGAAGCGGTAAAACGGATTGTTTTTCCACCAGGTCCGTTTTACTTCCCTGATATAGGGCTTACGATTACTCATTTCTTAGGCCTCCTGAGGTTTCAGCATCGCGATGACAAAGTCCATAGACGATTCCAGTTTGCCCTGGTTCACTGCGGCTGCCGGATCGACACTTTTCGGACAGACTTCAGAGCAGTAACCGACGAAGGTACAACCCCAGGCGCCGTTTTCACCGTTGATCAGCTTCATCCGTTCGGCTTTACCGTTGTCCCGGCTGTCGAGGTTGTAGCGGTGTGCCAGTGTCAGTGCAGCCGGACCGATAAACTCCGGATTCAGGCCAAACTGCGGACAGGCGGCATAGCACAAACCACAGTTGATGCATCCGGCAAACTGTTTGTATTTTGCCATTTGCTCCGGGGTTTGCAGGTTAGTACCGTCTTCCGGCTTGCGGTCATTGCCGATGATATAAGGCTTGATCGCTTCCAGCCGTTCGATGAACGGGGTCATGTCCACAATCAGGTCTTTCTCTATCGGGAAGTTAGCCAGTGGTTCGATTTTCACGCCGTCCGGATAATCCCGCAGGAAGCTTTTACAGGCCAGTTTAGGAACACCGTTGACCATTACGCCACAGGATCCGCAGATCGCCATCCGGCAGGACCAGCGATAAGACAGATTTTTGTCCAGATAGTCTTTCACATAAGAAATCGTGTCGAGGATCGACATGGTTTCGTTAAAAGGCACCTCAAATGTCTGTAAGTAAGGTTTGGTATCTTTTTCTGGGTCATAGCGCAGAATTTCAACTTTTTGGATGCGTTGAGCTACCATGATTAATTCTCCTCTCCGCGCTGTTGTGCTTCTTCAGCGGCAGCCTGCTCAGCTGCGGCTCCGTAAAGACGTGCTTTCGGCTGTGACTTGGTGATAGTGACATCACTGTAGTCAATCCGTGGGGCAGCATCTTTCTGGTAGAATGCCAGTGAGTGCTTGAGGTAGTTCACATCGTCACGCTCGGTACAGCCTTCATCAAGGCGCTGGTGAGCACCGCGGGATTCTTTCCGCAGAATGGCTGAGTGAACCATGGCTTCGGCGACTTCCAGACCATAACCAACTTCCAGTGCATACAGCAGGTCGGTATTAAATACTTTGCCTTTATCTTTGATGCTGATTTTCTTATAGCGTTCTTTCAGCTCAGCCAGTTTATCGATCGCCTGTTGCATCAGATCTTCCTGACGGTAGATACCGCAACCGGCTTCCATCGCGTGACCCATTTCAGTCCGGATGTCCGCCCAGTTTTCATCACCTTCCTGATTCAGCAGCGCTGAAATCCGGGCTTCGGTGGATTCGATTTGTGCGGTAATCGCCGCATCGTTCCAGCCTTTAAAATCTTCAACGCGTTTCACGGCCTGTTCGCCGGCAACCCGTCCGAAGACCACGAATTCAGCCAGCGAGTTGGAACCGAGGCGGTTGGCTCCGTGCAGACCAACAGAGGAGCATTCACCAACGGCAAACAGCCCCTGAATCCGGGTTTCACACTGCGCATTGGTTTCGATACCACCCATGGTGTAGTGAACGGTCGGACGGATTGGGATCGGCTCTTTGACCGGATCGACGTTGACATAGGCTTTAGCCAGCTCACAGATAAACGGCAGGCGCTCATGGAGGTAATCTGCTCCCAGATGACGCAGATCCAGATGAACGACATCACCCAGCGGATGTTTGATGGTGTTGCCTTTCTGCTGCTCGTGCCAGAATGCCTGAGAAACCTTGTCACGCGGGCCAAGTTCCATATATTTGTTCTTTGGCTGACCGACCGGTGTTTCCGGTCCCATGCCGTAGTCCTGAAGATAACGGTAGCCGTTTTTATTGACGATAATACCGCCTTCGCCACGACAGCCTTCGGTCATCAGAATACCGGTGCCGGGCAGGCCGGTCGGGTGGTACTGGACAAACTCCATATCCCGGAGCGGAACACCGTGGCGATACGCCATTGCCATCCCGTCACCGGTCACAATGCCGCCGTTGGTGTTACAGTGATAGACACGTCCGGCACCACCGGTGGCGAGAATCACGGATTTTGCTTTAATAGTAACCAGTTCACCTTCAGACATGTGGACGGCAATTAAGCCCTGAACATTGCCTTCGTCAACCAGTAGGTCAACCACGAAGTATTCGTCAAAGCGTTTGATTTGCGGATATTTGATTGAGGTTTGAAAGAGGGTATGCAGCATGTGAAAACCGGTTTTGTCTGCGGCAAACCAAGTTCTTTCAACTTTCATCCCGCCGAAACGACGGACGTTGACTTCACCGTTTTCTTTCCGGCTCCAGGGGCAACCCCATTGCTCCATCTGGATCATTTCCCGGGTTGCGTTGGCAACAAAATACTCGACGACATCCTGTTCACACAACCAGTCACCACCACCGACCGTGTCGTTAAAGTGATTGTCTAAACTGTCTTCTTCTTTGATAACGGCAGCGGAGCCACCTTCGGCAGCAACGGAGTGGGAACGCATCGGGTAGACTTTGGAAATCAGGGCGATTTCCAGATCCGGATTTGCTTCGGTTGCGGCAATGGCAGAACGAAGTCCTGCACCACCAGCACCAATGATTGCGATATCTGTGGTTAAGGTTTTCACAGCTATCCTCCAAGTGTAAAAATAATCAATTCAAAGTACCGGAGTACTTTCCACATCAAACAAGTGGGTATACCGGCCCTTGCGGGCCGGATACCTTATGCATTCTTGTTATTCTGAAATGAATGCTTATTTTCCTTGGGCTGACAGTATTGCTTTTCCGTATTTTCTGAGGATTAAACGCGAATCGGAGTATGAGCAGGCTCCGGACGCTTATTTAATATTTATCCTGTTTAATCTCAGTGTGTTATTCCAGTTTTATCTAAACGTTTTATTTAAACATCTTATTTAAGTAATGAGAGTATCAGTGTTGCCAGAATGAGCATAAATGCACCGCCGATCCGGGAAGAGATCTGAGCGAAAGGCATGAGCTCCATTCGTTTGGATGCAGCCAGAACGGCAACATCACCTGTTCCACCCATATTTGCCATACACAGACCTGCGGTAATCGCGGCTTCAATGGCATAAAATCCCATCAGACGACCCACCAGAGCGGCACCAACCACAGCACCAGCGACGGTAGCAAAGACCATCAGGAAGTATTCGACGCTGAGGGAAGCAATAATCTGGTTGAGATCGGTATAAGCGACGCCGATACCAACCAATAGTGCCGGAGTCAGGTTATCAACGACAAATTTGTACCAGGCATGGGCTGATTTTTCGAGTTCACGGGGAATCAGGCCAGTCACTTTTATAAAGGCAACAAAAAGGATCATCAGCGCATATGTGTGCATGCTGATGACCTGTGCCAGCATGCTGCCGACAAAAAACATCGTGATGGCAAGCAGAGCACCGAGACCGAGTGTATCGATTGAAGATTTTTCTTCTTTGTCTTCAAGAGATGGTTGTTGGGAACCACGAATCAACTGACCGTTACCCGTCAGAGACGGATACATATTGCCGAGTTTGTTGAGTAAACCGGCGACGACGATCGCCATAGCATTACCGATAGCCAGTGCCGGAACCATTCTTGACATCAGTTCCGCCGCGGACATGGTGGTATTTCCGGACATAATCTCAACCAGAGGAACGGCGCCTGCTCCCATGCCGCCGCCCATGATCGGCAAAGCAATCAGCATGATGGAATCAAAAAAGCCATCTCCGACCATAAAACCGACCAGACCGGCAAACAGAAACGCAAAAATAACACCGCCGAAAATGACCGGAATATATTTTAGGGCCGCTTTTTTCAGAACGTTTCTGTCCATGCCCAGAATTGAACCGGTGACCAGACTGGCAATAAAGAAAGAGAGGAAACCACCACCTTTGACAAATGTGGTAATCGAGCCGGCAATTTCTTGTGGAAGAAGTCCACTGTGAAAAAGGTAAGAAGAACCGAAGATAATTGCGATGGCGCCACCGCCAAAGAACTGGTTCAGAATCGGTGTTTTATCACCGACGACATTCAGGATATATCCGACAACGGCCATGACACCTATCGCGCCAATGATCCCTGTCGGCATCTTATTCTGGATCGTTGCAAGCAGTATCACTGCTGCAGAAAGCGCAAAGATGAGATGAATCATGCGCTTATCCGTTTGATTGATAGAGTTACTGGTCAACATAGTTTACCTGCGTCTTTTGTGTAGGGTTGGTTAGAGGATGCTTTATTATTTTGTATGGGTAGTCTATCAACACTGGTGGGAAGAAAGATTGATTCTCTGTCTAATGTAACTATCTTGTGCTTTTGTAACTTTTGTTCACGAAAGGGAAGGGATATTGCAGGTAAGAAGGGAAACAAACAGCGCCGTAGCATACTGTTTTCTGCGCCAGGTGAATGTGTGGCCTACCGCAGAAAACATGAATTATGCGTACATTTTTATCAGTATTTAGTCATGCAGATGTCAGACTGAGAAGCGCTTAATCTGGGTTGCCAGCACTTCAATATTAGTGACTGCATCCAGCACGGACTGATTCACCATATTTGACATGTCTTTAATCTGTTTCGACATATCGGAAAGGTTAGTTAAATTGGTGTTGATTTCGTTGGCCACCAGACTCTGCTCATCGGTCGCACTTGCGGTTTGCAGCGTGAGTCCCTGAATCTGATCAGAAGACGATTTAACCGTATCGAGCAGATGTTTGGTCTGATCATTCAGGGTTTCGGTGCTGGCTGCAATATCAACACTGGCCTTGATCGACTGAACCGCTTCAGAGACTTCATTTTGCAGAGAGTTGATCATTTGACGGATATCTTCGGTCGATAATTGTGTTTTACTGGCTAAATCTCTGACTTCATCGGCGACAACGGCAAAACCCCGTCCCTGATCTCCGGCCCGGGCTGCTTCAATTGCAGCATTCAGTGCCAGTAGGTTGGTCTGTTCTGAAATACCGAGAATCACATCCAGAACAGAAGATATTTTTTCAGAACTGTGTGAAAGACGTTCAATGACCGCCGAAGCATGTTCGACCTGATGGGTTAAGTCATGCAGGCGCTGTGTTGAACTGAGAATGGAATCTTCTCCCTCATCGACCAGCCGGGAAAGCAGTTCAACCTGAGTTGCAGTTTCCGCAGCATTCCGGGCCACGTCTTTGGTGGCACAGCTCATTTCTTCTATCGCGGTTACAACCAGATCCAGAGCCAGATCTTCTTTATCACTTAAAGAAGAGGATTCCGCAGCAGCCTGACTAATCCGCTCCATTTCATCCTGAATACTGCCGCAACCACCTCTGATCTGGCGGATAATATGGCCGAGTTTGTCAACAAAACCATCAAGCTCCCGACTTAGTGCTCCGGTTTCATCTGATTTCTGGCTATTGATGCGCCGGGTAAGATCACCGTCGCCCTGACTGATTTCATGAATATCCGATGTAACTTTCTTAATCGCATTGGAAATATTTCTCGGTGCCAGCCAGGCCAGCATAATGCTGGAAAACAGCACGATGACCGAAAGAATCGAGACAAATGATTTGAACTGTTCGGCCCGGTGATCAATCTGCTGTTTCTCTTGTGCGGCATATTTGCTGATGAGTTCTTCTGAACCGTCATACAAGGATCTTAATTCTCTGAAAGCATCGAAGTTACGGGTTAAAAACAGATTCATGGCAACATCAGGCTGATGGCTGTCGAGGGCCGTTAATACGGCGTTATATTCTTTGTTCCACCGTTGGTAATAATTCTGAAATGGCGCAAGATAACTGACAATTTCAGGTTCATCTCTCGTCATTTGCATGAAAGCGTTCATGCGATCCAGTGCCTGCTGTGCATTGGATAGAACGTCTTCTCTGAGTGCTTCTTTATTATTGAGCGTAAAGTCCTGCGAAAAGATTAATGTTGAGAGAGCAAGTCCGGACTGGTAGAGATCCCGGTCTGCATTCTGGATTAAGGAAGCACCTTGCGAGTAGCGTCCGGTATTATGCTGGATGTAGGTTACCAGCTCGTAAGCGGCAATAACGACGACAAGAAAAACGAAACTGAGTAATGAAAAATTGAATGTATATCTGGCCCGTATCGTACTAAATAGGTTCATTCTGTTTCTCCTTAGCCAACTGGTCGCCTGTAAAGGCTGCTGCAACTGTTGTTTGTTATTAGTTATGTGTTGCTTGTTCTGTCACGTATGTGTGATGAATAAGTTATATTAATAAAATTCACACCGAACCAGATCTAACCTAACGAATAGTATAGCGATGTTATTTTTTCAAGCGGCTGAGCAGGCCGAAAGGTTGTATTTATGGCTACTCACGGTATATTCGGATATGTAATTATTTGTTTTATATATGGTGCACAACAGTATGGAAATATCAGAAGCAGGGCCGGAAGATCTGCAATTTTTAGTTGATTTAGTGATCGATGTTGCGCAGGAAGATATTTTCCCTTATCTCAGTCAGGCCGGTGTCGATTATTTTTTATCGATCGTTGGCACCGAACTCAAACAGGTATTGGAGCAACCCGAACGCAGGGCGTATAAAGCGGTGATTGGCGGTAATATTGTTGGCTTCGGTATCATTTGCCATGGGTACTATATTACCCATCTGTTTGTGGCTAAAGAGGCTCAGGGGTGTGGATTAGGTCAGCGCTTATTGAATTTGCTGCTCGCAAATGCGACGAAATCAGTGATTGAATTATGGTCTTCTCTGAACGCACTTTCTTTTTATCTCCGCAATGGCTTCGAGGCGCAGGGAGATGAACAGGAGATGAATGGGATTCGTTATGTTCCCATGAAACGGATATTACCTAAGCCGGTTGATGAGGTAATCTGAG includes these proteins:
- the frdA gene encoding fumarate reductase (quinol) flavoprotein subunit — its product is MKTLTTDIAIIGAGGAGLRSAIAATEANPDLEIALISKVYPMRSHSVAAEGGSAAVIKEEDSLDNHFNDTVGGGDWLCEQDVVEYFVANATREMIQMEQWGCPWSRKENGEVNVRRFGGMKVERTWFAADKTGFHMLHTLFQTSIKYPQIKRFDEYFVVDLLVDEGNVQGLIAVHMSEGELVTIKAKSVILATGGAGRVYHCNTNGGIVTGDGMAMAYRHGVPLRDMEFVQYHPTGLPGTGILMTEGCRGEGGIIVNKNGYRYLQDYGMGPETPVGQPKNKYMELGPRDKVSQAFWHEQQKGNTIKHPLGDVVHLDLRHLGADYLHERLPFICELAKAYVNVDPVKEPIPIRPTVHYTMGGIETNAQCETRIQGLFAVGECSSVGLHGANRLGSNSLAEFVVFGRVAGEQAVKRVEDFKGWNDAAITAQIESTEARISALLNQEGDENWADIRTEMGHAMEAGCGIYRQEDLMQQAIDKLAELKERYKKISIKDKGKVFNTDLLYALEVGYGLEVAEAMVHSAILRKESRGAHQRLDEGCTERDDVNYLKHSLAFYQKDAAPRIDYSDVTITKSQPKARLYGAAAEQAAAEEAQQRGEEN
- a CDS encoding 2-hydroxycarboxylate transporter family protein, which translates into the protein MIHLIFALSAAVILLATIQNKMPTGIIGAIGVMAVVGYILNVVGDKTPILNQFFGGGAIAIIFGSSYLFHSGLLPQEIAGSITTFVKGGGFLSFFIASLVTGSILGMDRNVLKKAALKYIPVIFGGVIFAFLFAGLVGFMVGDGFFDSIMLIALPIMGGGMGAGAVPLVEIMSGNTTMSAAELMSRMVPALAIGNAMAIVVAGLLNKLGNMYPSLTGNGQLIRGSQQPSLEDKEEKSSIDTLGLGALLAITMFFVGSMLAQVISMHTYALMILFVAFIKVTGLIPRELEKSAHAWYKFVVDNLTPALLVGIGVAYTDLNQIIASLSVEYFLMVFATVAGAVVGAALVGRLMGFYAIEAAITAGLCMANMGGTGDVAVLAASKRMELMPFAQISSRIGGAFMLILATLILSLLK
- a CDS encoding methyl-accepting chemotaxis protein — its product is MNLFSTIRARYTFNFSLLSFVFLVVVIAAYELVTYIQHNTGRYSQGASLIQNADRDLYQSGLALSTLIFSQDFTLNNKEALREDVLSNAQQALDRMNAFMQMTRDEPEIVSYLAPFQNYYQRWNKEYNAVLTALDSHQPDVAMNLFLTRNFDAFRELRSLYDGSEELISKYAAQEKQQIDHRAEQFKSFVSILSVIVLFSSIMLAWLAPRNISNAIKKVTSDIHEISQGDGDLTRRINSQKSDETGALSRELDGFVDKLGHIIRQIRGGCGSIQDEMERISQAAAESSSLSDKEDLALDLVVTAIEEMSCATKDVARNAAETATQVELLSRLVDEGEDSILSSTQRLHDLTHQVEHASAVIERLSHSSEKISSVLDVILGISEQTNLLALNAAIEAARAGDQGRGFAVVADEVRDLASKTQLSTEDIRQMINSLQNEVSEAVQSIKASVDIAASTETLNDQTKHLLDTVKSSSDQIQGLTLQTASATDEQSLVANEINTNLTNLSDMSKQIKDMSNMVNQSVLDAVTNIEVLATQIKRFSV
- a CDS encoding GNAT family N-acetyltransferase; translated protein: MEISEAGPEDLQFLVDLVIDVAQEDIFPYLSQAGVDYFLSIVGTELKQVLEQPERRAYKAVIGGNIVGFGIICHGYYITHLFVAKEAQGCGLGQRLLNLLLANATKSVIELWSSLNALSFYLRNGFEAQGDEQEMNGIRYVPMKRILPKPVDEVI